In a genomic window of Piliocolobus tephrosceles isolate RC106 chromosome 1, ASM277652v3, whole genome shotgun sequence:
- the TCHH gene encoding LOW QUALITY PROTEIN: trichohyalin (The sequence of the model RefSeq protein was modified relative to this genomic sequence to represent the inferred CDS: inserted 2 bases in 1 codon), with protein sequence MSPLLRSICDITEIFNQYVSHDCDGAALTKKDLKNLLEREFGAVLQRPHDPKTVDLILELLDRDRNGRVDFNEFLLFIFKVAQACYYALGQATGLDEEKRARCDGKVSLLQDRRQEEDQRRFESRDRQLEEEPGQRRRQKRQEQERELAEGEEQSEKQERLEERDRQRRDEELWRQRREWKEQEERRAEEEQLQRCKGHETEAFPDEEQQRRRELQELRRERREEKQQQRRERQERVLQEEEEKEWRKRERVLRQEEKLQEEEPQLQRELQEEEEQLQKLERQELKRERQAEEQQQQRLRRKREEERREQQLRREQAEERREQERREQRLKREQEERRDGLKREEEEERREERLKREQEEERREHWLKREEQQERREQRLKRQEEEESREQLLKREEKERLQHDRREQWLKREQEERREQRLKREQEEERRQQEERRQQQLKRQEEEERREQLLKREEEERREQEERREQWLKREQEERREQRLKREQEERRDQLLKREEEEERFKQEERREQRLKREQEERREQRLKREEEERLEQEERREQLEERRQQWLRREQELAEEEQEQARERIKSQTPKWQWQLESEADARQSKVYSRPRKQEGQRRRQEQEEKRRRRERELQWQEEEPARRQQQEEEQRRDFTWQWQAEEERQRGRQRLSARPSLPQRERQLRAEERQQREQRFLQEEEEKEQQRRQRREREKELQFLEEEEQLQFLEEEEQLQRRERAQQLQEEGYGSQEDQERKRSPEQRRDQKWRWQLEEERKRRHHTLYAKPALRGQLRKEQQLQQQEEEELQREEREKRRRQEQERQYREEEQLQQEEEQLLREEREKRRRXXXREEEELQQEEEQLLRDEREKKRRQERETQYQKEDELQQEEEQLLREEREKRRRQERERQYREEEELQQEEKQLLRDEREKRRRQELEKQYREEKELQQEEEQLLREEQEKRRQERERQYPEEEELRHQERKRRYRDEDQRRDLKWQWELEKDNAVRNNRVYCKRRENEQFRQLEDSQVRDRQSQQDLQPLLDEPQERDGEQERRRWQQRDRHFPEEEQLEREEQKEAKRRDRKFQEEKQLLREEREEKRVRRERDRKFREEEQLLQEREEQQLSRQERDRKFREEELRRQERERKFLEEEQQLRRQEREQQLRQFRDRKFRQEEQLHQEREEQQLSRQEQERKFLEDEQQLARQERQQQLSQERYRKFREEEQLLQEREEQQLRRQERDGKFLEEEQQLRRREREQQLRHDRDRKFREEEQLLQEREEQQLRRQXXXXLEEGQQLRRQEREQQLRHDRDRKFREEEQLLQDREEQQLRRQERDRKFLEEEQQMRPQERERKFLQEEQQLRRQELERKFREEEQLRQETEEEQLRRQERDRKFLEEEQLRQEREEQQLRRQERDRKFREEEQQLRRQERDRKFLAELQLRRQEREQQLRHDRDRKFREEEQLLQEREEQQLRRQERDRKFREEEQQLRPQERERKFLQEEQLRQETEEEQLRRQERDRKFLEEEQLRQEREEQQLRRQERHRKFREEEQLPQEREEQQLRRQDRDRKYRWEEEQLQLKKQEAQRLRQERDGQYRAEEQFATQEKSRRQAQELWQEEEQKRRQERERKLREEHLRSEQEEEQRRRQVRETQSQEGKGHGRLLEPGSHQFASVPVRSSPLYEYIQEQRSQYRP encoded by the exons atgtcaccACTTCTGAGAAGCATCTGTGACATCACTGAAATTTTCAATCAATATGTCTCACATGATTGTGATGGAGCAGCATTAACTAAGAAAGACCTGAAGAACCTCCTCGAAAGGGAATTTGGAGCTGTCCTTCAG AGACCACATGACCCCAAGACGGTAGATCTGATCCTGGAACTTCTGGATCGTGACCGTAATGGGCGTGTCGATTTCAACGAATTCCtcctatttattttcaaagtggCTCAAGCTTGTTACTATGCTCTCGGCCAGGCCACGGGACTGGATGAGGAGAAGCGAGCCCGGTGTGACGGAAAGGTGAGCCTGTTACAAGATCGCAGGCAAGAAGAAGACCAAAGGAGATTCGAGTCCCGGGACAGACAACTGGAAGAAGAACCTGGGCAACGACGCAGGCAGAAGAGGCAGGAACAGGAGAGGGAGCTCGCTGAGGGAGAGGAGCAAAGTGAGAAACAAGAGCGACTTGAGGAGCGCGACAGGCAGCGCCGTGACGAGGAGCTATGGCGGCAAAGGCGAGAATGGAAAGAACAGGAAGAGCGCCGTGCAGAGGAAGAGCAGCTGCAGAGGTGCAAGGGTCACGAAACTGAGGCGTTTCCAGATGAAGAGCAACAACGAAGGCGGGAGCTGCAGGAGCTGAGGAGGGAGCGCCGcgaggagaagcagcagcaaaggCGAGAGCGGCAAGAAAGAGTGctccaggaggaagaagagaaagagtggAGGAAGCGCGAGAGAGTGCTGCGGCAGGAAGAGAAGCTGCAGGAAGAAGAGCCGCAGCTGCAAAGAGAGCTccaggaggaagaagagcagCTACAGAAGCTGGAGCGGCAAGAGCTGAAGAGGGAGCGCCAGGcagaagagcagcagcagcaaaggcTGAGGCgcaagagggaggaggagaggcgcGAGCAGCAACTAAGGCGCGAGCAGGCGGAGGAGAGGCGCGAGCAGGAGAGGCGCGAGCAGCGGCTGAAGCGCGAGCAGGAGGAGAGGCGCGATGGGCTGAAgcgcgaggaggaggaggagaggcgcGAGGAGCGGCTGAAGCgcgagcaggaggaggagaggcgCGAGCATTGGCTGAAGCGCGAGGAGCAGCAGGAGAGGCGCGAGCAGCGGCTGAAGcgccaggaggaggaagagagtcGCGAGCAGCTGCTGAAGCGCGAGGAGAAGGAGAGGCTCCAGCACGATAGGCGCGAGCAGTGGCTGAAGCGCGAACAGGAGGAGAGGCGCGAGCAGCGGCTGAAGCgcgagcaggaggaggagaggcgCCAGCAGGAGGAGAGGCGCCAGCAGCAGCTGAAGcgccaggaggaggaagagaggcgCGAGCAGCTGCTGAAGCGCGAGGAGGAGGAGAGGCGCGAGCAGGAGGAGAGGCGCGAGCAGTGGCTAAAGCGCGAACAGGAGGAGAGGCGCGAGCAACGGCTGAAGCGCGAGCAGGAGGAGAGGCGCGATCAGCTGCTGAAGCgcgaagaggaggaggagaggttcAAGCAGGAGGAGAGGCGCGAGCAGCGGCTGAAGCGCGAGCAGGAAGAGAGGCGCGAGCAGCGGCTGAAGCGCGAGGAGGAGGAGAGACTCGAGCAGGAGGAGAGGCGCGAGCAGCTGGAAGAGAGGCGCCAGCAGTGGCTGAGGCGCGAGCAGGAGCTGGCTGAGGAGGAGCAGGAACAGGCCCGGGAGCGGATTAAGAGCCAGACCCCGAAGTGGCAGTGGCAGCTAGAAAGCGAGGCCGACGCACGGCAAAGCAAAGTCTACTCGAGGCCTCGCAAGCAGGAAGGACAGAGGCGCCGTcaagagcaggaggaaaagaggcGGCGCCGGGAGCGTGAGCTGCAATGGCAGGAGGAGGAACCGGCTCGCCggcagcagcaggaagaggagCAGCGCCGGGACTTCACTTGGCAGTGGCAGGCGGAGGAAGAGCGCCAGAGGGGCCGTCAGAGGCTGTCGGCCAGGCCCTCATTGCCTCAGCGGGAGAGGCAGCTGAGAGCCGAGGAGCGCCAGCAGCGGGAACAACGGTttctccaggaggaggaggagaaggagcagcAGCGCCGCCAGCGTCGCGAAAGGGAGAAAGAGCTGCAGttcctggaggaagaggagcagctgcagttcctggaggaagaggagcagctCCAGCGGCGGGAGCGTGCCCAGCAGCTCCAGGAAGAGGGGTACGGCTCCCAGGAGGATCAGGAGAGGAAGCGAAGCCCGGAGCAGCGCCGCGACCAAAAATGGAGGTGGCaactagaagaagaaaggaagagacgCCACCACACGCTGTACGCCAAGCCAGCCCTACGAGGGCAGCTGAGAAAggaacagcagctgcagcagcaggaggaggaggagttgcaGAGAGAGGAGCGCGAGAAGAGAAGGCGCCAGGAGCAGGAGAGACAATACCGCGAGGAAGAGCAGCTACAACAGGAGGAAGAGCAGCTGCTGAGAGAGGAACGGGAGAAAAGAAGACGNNNNNNNNNNCGCGAGGAAGAGGagctgcagcaggaggaagagCAGCTGCTGAGAGACGAACGGGAGAAGAAAAGGCGCCAGGAGCGGGAGACACAATACCAAAAAGAAGACGAGCTGCAGCAGGAAGAAGAGCAGCTGCTGAGAGAAGAACGGGAGAAAAGAAGACGCCAGGAGCGGGAAAGGCAATATCGGGAGGAAGAGGAGCTGCAGCAGGAGGAAAAGCAGCTGCTGAGAGatgaaagggagaagagaaggcgCCAGGAGCTGGAGAAGCAATACCGCGAGGAAAAAGAGCTGCAGCAGGAAGAAGAGCAGCTGCTGAGAGAGGAACAGGAGAAAAGGCGCCAGGAGCGGGAGAGGCAGTATCCGGAAGAGGAAGAGCTTCGGCACCAGGAGAGGAAGCGGCGATACCGGGATGAGGATCAGCGCCGTGATCTGAAATGGCAGTGGGAACTAGAAAAAGACAATGCAGTTCGTAATAACAGGGTTTACTGCAAACGTAGAGAGAATGAACAGTTCCGGCAGTTGGAAGATTCCCAGGTGCGCGACAGACAGTCCCAGCAAGATCTGCAGCCCCTGCTGGATGAACCGCAAGAGAGAGATGGTGAGCAAGAGAGGAGGCGCTGGCAGCAGCGCGACAGGCATTTCCCAGAGGAAGAACAACTGGAGCGAGAAGAGCAAAAGGAAGCCAAAAGGCGCGACAGGAAGTTCCAAGAGGAAAAGCAGTTgctgagagaggaaagagaagagaagagagtccgtcgggagagagacagaaaattcCGCGAGGAGGAACAGCTGCTCCAGGAAAGGGAGGAACAGCAGCTGAGCCGCCAAGAGCGTGACAGAAAATTCCGCGAAGAGGAACTGCGCCGTCAGGAACGAGAGAGAAAATTCCTAGAAGAGGAACAGCAGCTACGCCGCCAGGAGCGCGAGCAACAGCTGCGCCAGTTCCGCGACAGAAAATTCCGCCAGGAGGAACAGCTGCACCAAGAGAGGGAGGAACAGCAGCTGAGCCGCcaggaacaagagagaaaattccTGGAGGATGAACAGCAGCTGGCCCGCCAGGAGCGCCAACAACAGCTGAGCCAGGAGCGCTACAGAAAATTCCGTGAAGAGGAACAGCTGCTCCAGGAAAGAGAGGAACAGCAGCTGCGCCGCCAAGAGCGTGACGGAAAATTCCTCGAGGAGGAACAGCAGCTGCGCCGCCGGGAGCGCGAACAACAGCTCCGCCACGACCGCGACAGAAAATTCCGCGAAGAGGAACAGCTGCTCCAGGAAAGGGAGGAACAGCAGCTGCGCCGCCA NNNNNNNNNNCTGGAGGAGGGACAGCAGCTGCGCCGCCAGGAGCGCGAACAACAGCTCCGCCACGACCGCGACAGAAAATTCCGCGAAGAGGAACAGCTGCTCCAGGATAGGGAGGAACAACAGCTGCGCCGCCAAGAGCGTGACAGAAAATTCCTTGAAGAGGAACAGCAGATGCGCCCTCAGGAACGAGAGAGAAAATTCCTCCAGGAGGAACAGCAGCTGCGCCGCcaagaactggagagaaaattcCGTGAGGAGGAACAGCTGCGCCAAGAAACGGAGGAAGAGCAGCTGCGCCGCCAAGAACGCGACAGAAAATTCCTGGAGGAAGAGCAGCTCCGTCAGGAAAGGGAAGAACAGCAGCTGCGCCGTCAGGAGCGCGACAGAAAATTCCGTGAGGAGGAACAGCAGCTGCGCCGCCAAGAGCGTGACAGAAAATTCCTCGCGGAACTGCAGCTGCGCCGCCAGGAGCGCGAACAACAGCTCCGCCACGACCGCGACAGAAAATTCCGCGAAGAGGAACAGCTGCTCCAGGAAAGGGAAGAACAGCAGCTGCGCCGCCAAGAGCGTGACAGAAAATTCCGCGAAGAGGAACAGCAGCTGCGCCCTCAGGAACGAGAGAGAAAATTCCTCCAGGAGGAACAGCTGCGCCAAGAAACGGAGGAAGAGCAGCTGCGCCGCCAAGAACGCGACAGAAAATTCCTGGAGGAAGAGCAGCTCCGTCAGGAAAGGGAAGAACAGCAGCTGCGCCGCCAGGAGCGCCACAGAAAATTCCGCGAGGAGGAACAGCTCCCCCAGGAGAGGGAAGAACAGCAGCTGCGCCGCCAAGATCGTGACAGAAAGTATCGCTGGGAAGAAGAGCAGCTGCAGCTTAAGAAACAGGAAGCgcagaggctcaggcaggagcgAGACGGGCAGTACCGGGCGGAGGAGCAGTTTGCCACGCAGGAGAAGAGTCGTCGTCAGGCACAAGAACTATGGCAAGAAGAAGAGCAGAAACGTCGCCAGGAACGGGAAAGGAAATTACGGGAAGAACACCTCCGCAGCGAGCAGGAGGAGGAACAGAGGCGCCGCCAAGTCCGGGAAACACAATCCCAAGAAGGGAAGGGCCATGGGCGGCTTCTGGAGCCCggcagtcatcagtttgccagcGTCCCAGTGCGCTCCAGCCCTCTCTATGAGTACATCCAAGAGCAGAGATCTCAATACCGCCCTTAA